In Episyrphus balteatus chromosome 4, idEpiBalt1.1, whole genome shotgun sequence, the sequence GAAAGATAATAcaatttaaattcaacaaaacagggttttttagagcaaaaacaaacaaaaattatttgccgaacttttgtttgtttatttctctttgaacaaaagcctcaaTTTTCGTTTGTGTTTTTGCTCAggaaaaccctgttttgttgaattcaaattgtaataaattgtatactttttatgaatgttttttggAGTGAAGATgcttatttttcccaaaaaggAACTTTTAATTAAGAACAACCTAGATTAGAGCATGAACAGTTAGGATTATGggtgaaaaattttatgaattatgAACTTTTTCTATACACATTTCGTGCATATTAAAACTAGTGTATACTTATTAATTCTTTTGTACAATTATTTACTATTTGTTATGCATATATGGGCCTATATTCTTTAgagtgaataaaataataaataagctttctgtgtggtacattttgttgataaatctGTGAACGTACTGGGTGACTGGgtcaattttgttgatgttttgtGAGGGATTTGGcgtcattaaaaataaactctacaaattttttaaaaagaatctCATTCCTTAAATTTGTTAGGTTCTTGCAATGTTTCTGTTCAATACGTTAGTCCGATCAtattggtgaattttgtttgcttaaaatatgtatataatagtACCAACTCTGTATCAGATTatctaaggtccattttcttcactcggagttgaacataacttgagaatttttaatataaaaattctcaagttttgttcaactccgagtgaagaaaatggacctaaatcTCTTACATTTTTTCGAAACAACtagcaattatttttattatagttaAGAATTAAGGCAACCTTGTCTCAaggcaaaataaatatttaagcaagatTTGTAACTAAACAATCTTTGAGAACAAATTTAAGAACATCTAAAATATAACTGAATGTGTTTGATTTGGACTTTTTTAACCGCTGATAAATAACCGATTGCTGAAGGAATCAAAGAcaaattttcttaaagttttaaataacGAGTAAAAAGCATCTGAAAATTTCTATCCTTTCGCCattgaaatattattattcgcatagattttaaaacaacatttgacaaaaaaaaatgattcaaaaataaattcacatatcgtcggtctcataagaaaacctcgtaactccacttttttcaaaaatgacttttgaatgacattctttaaaaaatatgtcagcggagcaccccagaaaatttggggtcattccgaaaactctaaatagacttaaattcaaattttgcacagctcgtttcttcccaactactcttttgtttgtttactctttcgtctctcctgtaaaattttgattttgggagttacgaggttttctcatgagaccgacgacGATATCACATTTCCACTACtattaaaacttttgtaaaaaaaaatttcggcatgacaccctgtataaagtgAAACGATCGTGGTTCGTGGTTAGTTATCATACAACTTTGTAAATGCTTTTTCGCGCGATTAAAGAGCTGAACAAAATACTACAATAAAATGAAAGatgtcaaaaatgaaaaaaaatatattgaagtCCCTTGTCAGCAACAAAATGCAGTAGCACGTTGCTCAGTGATTCATTCAAAAGTTGaactttttcttttgctttttcgCGCGACTAAAGAGCTAACCAGAATGCCTACAATTAAATGAAAGatgtcaaaatgaaaaaaattatgtggaAGTCCTTCGTCAGCAACAAAATGCAGTAGCACGTCGCTCAGCGATTCATTCAAAAGTtgaacttttttcaactttgtcGCGCGACGAGTTTGACTTTTAgggcggaattcatagtcgtcactcaagttgagaaatatcttaAGCATTCGCTCAAGCGAATCCTTATTCATAGTCAACACTTGAGTCGAAATTTTCGTCAAGTGAATGTCTGAGGAGGCTTTTTTACTTGAGGAaacgcttaagttttttttcagtcaGTTGACATTAAAACGCAAGTGTCATTGCGagcgtttgtttttattattgaacAATTAAAAGTTGcactaattttataataaaataagttaattgCGAATATTTGATTTGAGTTGTGAGAGTGGGACGATGAATTCGACGAGTATGTTGGACAAACGAGtgcgaattattaaaaaaatgtttttttgatgacagttaattcaaatcagtcaaatttaAATCGCTTTCAGGCGCTCTTTTTGTTTACTAGAGCGATTGAAAATCGTTTTCATCGTAACCAAGGTTCCAGTTTTTTTCTGCAGTAAATTAacattggaaaaaaatatttaagtatctcatcaattcaaaattatgaaacaaaataatacGCTTTTTGTGCTTTAAAATCAGATGAAACCCCTACTCATCCATTCATTCTACTTTTagaaaattcataattttcaaTCTAATTTTATTTCATGTAATTTATCccattgcaaaaataaaaccactaaATGCTTTCAAGTGTAATTGTTTTAATTCAATATGAAAATAGAGAtccaatttcaaagggaatgctTCAGTGAACAATTTACATAAAAGATAAAACGTACATTCACCTGTTGAAATCAAATACCTCGCATTATACCTCGTTATCTTTTTAACCTTCCTCACTCTTTCCTTCTCACTCTTTATCtgattaaaatcttttttctccTACTTCCTCCcgatatttataataaaatatatttcaatacaaaatgccTACCGCCAAATTTCATGTTGTTTACGGTAGATAAATATGAATAAATCACAACATGGTGGGCGAAACATTGAATTCGATTTACAAAATTGAGTCGATTTCCCGGGCATAAGCTGACATTTAGTTATGATTATCCTTTAAGGGATATTTCCATTCCAAATCAGAAATCACCACACATATAAATATACACCTTGATGGTTAAACATAGCTTTGGTATAAGGTTCCTTTGCCTATGGGTATCCAAGTggagtattattattattttttttttttgttgtttatcttATTTGCGTGGAACTGGTTCGGACTTAATTCTAAAAAGCATTTctatgttttttgttgttttcggtttttgttttaaagggaTACTTAACTCCAGACAAGGCTTTTTGCCAAAATCGTTCAAATTTTATGTTGTCCATAGCAAAAAGAGGAAGGTATTAATCGGGTATGTGGGTGTTTTTACAAAGGAAACAAAAGTTTTccacaaaattaacttttaggACTAAATGTTATAGCCCAGAATAACCACCTACACGTGCTTTTTCAGGTGAGAAAgagcattttttaaataaaatatttcgaattCCACTTACTTAACAGGGTATAAACGTTTTTTCTTTTCACAATGgaatttaacattttgttttgttttttcatggGGAATAAATCGAAATGAATAGTGAGATTATTGCTTAACAATCTCAATgacatttaaatgaattttttatagaataatTCCATAcctaatggaatattttttgcaacttagaaTTATTTAAAGTGCTTTGGCTTGTGTGTGGTTTTTGAATAGTTAAATTAAGGCATATTTGCACAATTTGATCGTTTGTCAATTATTGTACAATGTCGGTCAATAGAATAGTTTCACCTTGATTTCTATAAGtttcaattttaacattttagttaaaaattagATTATCACTCGGGGTGTTTTTTcgaacactcagagaaaaaaaaaattattctttgctCAAGAACACATTCATAAATAAAGTTAAGACTTCAATTCTtgcttcaaaatattttgttactaCCTACAACAATTTTACTGTTGATAAATTTGGtattaaaagaaataagttGTTGGTTCAACGTTTTATGAGaatgtaaatattttcttttaacaatTTGCATTCTTAAATTAAGAAtatgttgttgggaattttttaacCCACATATGTTCTTGATACAAGGTATAAAACTGTTGAAACTACCAAagtttttctctgagtgtaggaataatatttaatttgtatatCCTGGAGATTTGTACATTCCTCCCATCACGTATGACTGCAAATTCATCAAAACTCActctcaaaacaaaaacaaaagagttgatgcTAAAACTTGATATACGAAAAAAGAGTTAATTgctatttctctttttttaacacGAAAGTCTATGATATAATataagaattattttaaaacaaaaaataagataaaagaaATCTGgacaaaataaacttaaattagacatacttacaaaaaatatatctacTATTCCAACCCTAGTAGAATTTTTTAGATTGTcgtaaaagagtttttttttttaagtgaaaacatctttagtatcgtattgatttgaaacaagatgaaacgaaaacgtgacacgaacattcaacttgttataacttttttgttttaatagaaagatgaataaaatttgtagtgtAGATAGGCAATTAActataatttcaattaatttcatattcatatatttcaaaaagatgttttttttctatacacgttataggtatcttttgatctagtacacatacaaatttggtacgcatgctgataacataaccttttatttgatatatcacacataacggtacatgctccacaagttacacaatcttaaattgaaaaaattgaaaaatacctcaaaacacctgtggagatctgttgccaatgaccagccaccagtgtaggaagtaccgttgTCTCAGTTGGAAATATCGACatggttggatttaaaaaaatcttactttttttgtaggcattgtagaaatgtgattgaagcgtcatataaaaggtgaaataataatgatataaaatttattataggttctcatttaaaaaatggatttaatagcgttagaagagaaaagagattgttttgctttttttatgaaaactaattgggttaaaaaaattctagctctttttgtagatgttgtatagacatggtcgatataaatattttgagctgaaacaataagctttcagatggtataaaatttattgtaggttgtcatataaaaacggtcatggaataaaaaaaaagttatattttttcgatttttttattgcaagaaaaatgatttttaaggtttcacttcaaccacgtgtgaattgcacacatgatttttttttttgttattattaattcattttaataaagaaattacTACCGATGTTAActgttttgctttaattttgGAATCACtttcttgtaattttatttCCCAAATAAAAGAAGTGAACTTATTCATTATTGActtatagaaaaaatttaatttttggtaacaTTGCaacaaattattataatttattactcTCTAAACGAGATTGTTGAATCTCAGAAGTTCGGTAAAGTTGATTCCTGTATACTTGGCATTGATTTTAGCTGAAAATCTATTTCAATCGTCGCGTCGGCGTAGAGCAGGTTGATCCTTGGCCAAGTCCACTTTCACAAAAAAGTTCCTGAAAGaaagataagaaaaaattatattaattagtGCTAAAAAATGAGGAATgattctttaaatttttcatttctgtgCTTTCCATGTtgttgatgcatttttttgagatgataggttggaaaataatttattgtttgTAAGATGATTTCTTCCTTTTCTACTGGTTTTAGGTTTTTGTGAACATTGCTCTAATAGTTttcaattaaaactttaatttttttccagtgCAATTAAAAATGTACCAATAtgtttgttcaataaaaaccaTCTGATGATTGACGATGATTTTCAACATGTGTGTGATGTGAAATTACGAGTTAACAGGTGCACCAATTATGGCTTAATGTGCGGTTGTCTATTGAAATTCAAAACTATAATTATGTACAAATGAGACatttattaatgaaataaaattatgattCTTGTCTCGAATGATAAATCGAGTTATAATCAATCATTAAACCTATCAAAAAAGAATGAGATTGAATGAATATAGGAATTTATATTTATTCGCTTGTAcaacttttgttttcaatatgTAACACATGTTACAGTGCAAAAAGAGCACTAAAGAATTATATCTATGTGAATATGGATATATGAGGTATTTGTgattaaaattgattaatgCCCAAAGgaaacaaaatgttttattattaaagatttgttttttaaacttaacggaaataatatctttttttccGCATCTTAGCGAACCGCAAATCTAGAGGAAACAGTCAAAATAaggatatttaaaatttgttaaagaaaCTCTAATTGGGGAAAAAAACACACCCAAAAGAAGTAGGTGAAAACGAGAACTAAATTTCGTAGGTATACCAAAAACCCAACGAACTATATAATAATGTcttgaaaacaagaaaaataaaatgcacgactgggtcgcacgaacttgctcttggagttaaagttgcttaaatttttaagactttttatgtagaaatttggaaaaaaaaataaaattcgtttaaaaaaaaaaataaaataaaatctgaaattaaattgccctccaaaacaagtatgcagttttgattgatatattaacgtgcatttttagaaaaaaaattttcaaaatcgttagagccgttttttaaaaaaacaattttttataaataattttttggaaaaaaagtttaaaaataaaattgtaatgccattttgtagaaatcactaatcaacatctaaaaacaaaatttcaaaaaaattcaatgtcccgttttcgaaaatttcatttttcaaaaaaaaattttcaaaatttttttaaaaatccaaaaattatttttttggaaattttatttttggtttatatttaaattatataaatgcttcttcacaaaaagtttcgttgaaatccaataagaagtttcggagatattcgaattttaaaaaaacggttctatggcaggtaccgttaataatgattttcaaataaaaaatttttcattgaaatatagaccttagcgtaaaactaacatttgaattttttaaacaaaatcgttggagccgttttcgagctattttaattttactaaaatcggtatatgacaagtaccgttatttttggtccaaaaaaattaattccaaaaacccctctggagagtcgccaaataacgctacataccaagtttgacattaatcggtccatccgtttaggctgtagctccttatacagacagacagacagacagactgacagactgacagacagacagacagacagacagacggacttccgggacccacttttttggcattgtctaccatcgtaatgtcatggaaaaatgttatctcaactttttttttttgtacgaatgcataacttgatatatagtacctatatcgcaagtaaaaaggataAGGGTAGTAAGTCTTAAAGAGGTCACTTAATGTGCCTTTCATACAACACAATGATTTATGCACAAAATGATGAtaggaagaaaaaaaggaaacacgACTGCTTTTAGCATCATTTtcaaggcaaaaaaaaagaagaacgaaACGTGATTGGCAGATATTGTGTTATTTTCGTTTAAGGGTTAAAAGGGTCAAATATAAGTTGTaagtatgtatgttttttttttttttgtctgcaaaAACATCATCAAAAACTACGTATATGATGGATAAGGATCTGTTCCTTAAGTTAACAAAAAAGCTCAAGAACAAGAAAAGGGTCATTCGCAGCTCCCAAGAATGAAGGAAAGAAAAAGAAGTAAACACACAACAACATTCAACGCCTTTtggtaataaggttttttttttctgcgttgtTAAAAAGTCTAATcgcatatatacatataaattgtatttttttaatattatttttaaagagcTTTGCTCAACAATAaattgaaaatggaaaaaaaaatctattcataTACTGAAAGGGACATTAACCACATAAAAAAGGTTGAGTAATCGAGttttaataattgaaataattatttttttttctcaaattgaacttttatacgtattaagtttaaaaataaaaaaaaaacctattccttaggttaggttaggtagcaGTAGTTGTCAGGCAAGTTACCCGACGCACTTACacccttatggatccattgtgataccaaaaaagactagcaagttcgaactcactagccgaaccactcggAGCTTCTTATGAATGAAGATAGATTTTTAAGCTATATGAAAATCgatattcaaaaatgtttttgttttttcagtattatcgtacGCATCGAAATACTGTATTTGAAAATCcttgttttatttgttgatgacaaacaatttattgaaatattgaTTTACCCTGTATCGGAACGAATATTTAAAATCTTAGCTTGCTCTTTGCTCGCTCCATCTGAAATTCTAAAgccttaaaaaataaagtttttaaagaaaaaacaactttgttagataaaaataaatgtgaataaaaagATTTCTTGGAACGACTTAATTTAGATTACCATACTCAAGTAgccgccggaaatgggttaaaAGTGATAGAGAGAGATTAGAGTCATATTTTTGGACatatccccccccccccaaaaatgTTGCCacgataaaaacaaaaagttactaccctatataaaccaaaaaattaatacattttgtatcaattaGGGAAGTTAACTGTAAGTGAACAAATCATTTAGCTTGTTTGTctaactttttataaatttacgttgcaaatttaaattattgGCATAGCTATTACAATGAAAGTCTTGATTGGAATTATTTTATTGTGCTTTGCCTCTGTCAATTGTGCTGTTGTTAAAGgtaagattaaaaataaaattggtaaatcAACATAAATTCAagaattatatttgttttagcAACGGAAACAAATGAAGAGATTTATGCAAGGATCACAAAAGAATGTGATGATAGTTGGAATGGAAGATATATTGATCCATTCAATTGTCGAAGCTACAATCGTTGTGTGTTGAGTGTTTTGGTTAAGAAAGACTGTCCCGTTGGCCTTGGTTATGATCCTATTAGTCAAGTGTGTAAACCGCAAGTCCAAGGATGTACAATTACGGGAATTCCAAAAGAAGAAACCATTGAAGAGTATATGGAAAGGATCACAGAGGAATGTGCAGATTTAGTGGACCTAAATAAAAGATATATGAATCCATTTTGTTGTGATTGCTACTATCGTTGTAATAGAGTTTTAGTTTTGAATGCCTGTGACGTAGGCCTTGGTTTTGATCCTAAACTTGAAAAGTGTACCCCGGAGGCAtgttcaaaaaagtaaaaacaaaataataataatctttttgaaaataaaatcctGTAAAATATTGCCGttttacattgatttttattaaattatgtaaataaatctaaaaataaattttagtaTTGATGAACATTTAAAATGatgtgtcgttttttttttgtttttctatataaatGTAGGTATAGAAGATTTTTAGACCCATTTAGGTATTGACACTCtactgaagttttttttttgtattgtattgtattttttgtatttgttatcGTTGTTTTCAGATTTTAAGTTCTGTTTTTAAGCTGGTTTGGCTTTCATTTAAATGCTTAAACTCAAATCCGGCAAAACAACAAGACAAAACTATAAAATCCTTGCGACAAAACTAACAAATTAATTGGCAAATCAAAGGCGATTCGACAGATAGATTCGTGCAAATATACAGGCAATTCTCTGAAATCAACCTGGCAAACTAGCTCGAAAATTGGGAACACCATATCATCCGGCGATCTATAGACAAATTGACAGATGAATCCAACATAATCAATGCGGGGTTAACTGAAATATCAATGGGAAAATTCCGAAAATCGAACAGACGAAGTTTTGCATTCCTATATTGTTCCTTTCTGGTTGTAGAGGAGTGATTGTTCCTTGTTTGGCGAGTTCGTCTGCCCTACAATTGCCTGGAATGTCTCTATGTCCCGCCACCCGATACGAGGGGAATGTTAAACTGTTCAGACATCTCCTTTAGAGATGTTTGACAATCGAGGAACGTGATTGAATTTGTAGTGACAGAGGCAAGAGATTTAATAGCTGCTTGGCTGTCCGAGAAGATCTGAATATCCGTATTGGATATTACGTTTTCTCTGAGCCAAGAGAGAACCTCCTTAATCGCCAGAATTTCTGCATTTATGATTACTGAGTTTCTGAGTTTCTATTAAACGTACATACCCTCTATGTCTGAAAAATCGACAAGAGTGTACTCTTTGTAGTGTAGGGAATATTCAATGGTGCTAAATAGAGAATGAAGAGCAGTTTCCACCGATTTCCCCTTAGTGTAGGCATGTTGTGCCTTAGAGATCAGACATGATTCTATTTCTTGTCTTAGATGGATATCTATCATTCTTTTTAGAGTTTTAAGCAGAAAAGTTAATAGACTAATAGGTCTTAAATCTTTTGGAGTGACATGAGACCATTTACCCGCCTTTGGTATAAAAACCACCTAAGCTTCTCTTCAGGCCTTTGGAGCTCATCATTATAATTTCCAACTTCCGCAATATGATATCTGAGACGTGTTGTAGTTCGGCGGGTATGATACCATCTGGCCCAGGTGGACAATCTATTAAACtttgaagaaattttgataGCATTCTTCGTCATcagtatatttcaaaaatttacttccTTGAAACTAGGCTAAAATCTAACATTATCTTTAAAAACCAAagattaaaaatcaattaaattaattgaatcaTCGTTCGTGATATCTATTTTCTTGGTAAAAGTAAACAATTAATCACAATTCCCatcattataattttgtttgtttataaaaagATTAGATTGTTGAAGATGACATTTCCAGATATCAAAATTCATTattagttgttttttatttgactatcggaaattattcatttctttaaacaaatattttatgacaaatttatttattgttttttttttttagagagattataaaataatattgaaacaaattaaattgataataggtttaatctttttcaatggaattgattgaaatgatttgaaaaattcacctaatatttgatttgttaaattttatttttataaattgaccAATCAAATAGGTGACTCGGGCCACTAAACCAAATCAAAATGTACTATTGGTTAGCTTATAGATAAAATTTTGCCAGACATTGAgtcttttaatgaattttatttggtTTCCGGGGAGGAGTTAGAGATAAAAACtaattgtatttaactttattatGCCGAAGAGCGCAGTCACAGGGCCGGTTTTAAAGTTGTGGGGGCGACAAAAAAGTGGGGGCCCCCCTCTCAGTTaacttatttccaaaataaaattaagattatttttgatagttttcaatttataggAAATAGAAGATAagtcataatttacaagaaaaaactaaaaaaaattacctgttttttttttcttattatattaattttttttattaaaattataccattaaaaagccaagtatttcttctaaagaataaaaccattttataatttttacaacgcgcaaaaagtattaaaataatttattaaaaacaatcatttcttataaaaaaaaattgataaaatcacttccatcacccaaaaatccatttttttgatataacaacctattaTAAactttataccacctgaaagcttattgcttcagctcatatatgtatatcgatcatgtctattagacatctaaaaacagagctagaattttttcaactcgatcaatttttatcaaaaaaagcaaaaatacatataattttatgttctcacgctatcgaatacatttttttcaatgaaaacctATACAagttattttatatacatatcatgtgaaagctcattattttacctttcatatgacgtttcaatcttatttctgcgatgccaagaaaaaaagtaagataACGGTACTTTCTGTatctgtggagatctgttgcccatgaccagccaccagggtcatgggcaacagatctccacaggtgttttgaggtatttctaaagttttttaaatttaacattgtgtagcttgtaatGAATGttcagttatgtgtgatatttcaaatgaaaggtaatattattagGATggtcaataaagttaaatcttCCATTCTACTGGACTTCCATTCTACTGGAAAACCAACTTGTTGGCCGGCAGATACCTCGAAAATACCTGACCTGATTGATTTCTTTATAGTGAGGGGAATACCGTCAAATCGAATCAAAATAACGGAATGCTTTGATCTTTTCTCCGACCACTCTCCCGTTATTCTCACTATGAGCGAAAGTCTTGTTAAAGTTGAAATACCACCTAGGCTAACAAACGGTAAAACTAACtgggaaggctttaagaaagatattgagGATAATGTTGAATTAAGGGTATCACTACAAACACTTCTTGAGCTTGAAGCAGCGGTAGATAATTTTGTGAATATTATCCAAAAAGCCGCATGGAACAATACCCCTTGCCAAAGAGAAATTTCAGGGTACAAAGATGCTAAATATCCCCAAGAGATAAAAGACGTTcttaaagaaaagcgaaaagcgcgcaaaaaatggcaacaaactcgTGCTCCTCAACACAAATCTAATTTAAATCACTTATTATCATCTTTACTTAAAAAGATGATATCAGATTTCAAGAACCgcgaagctaaaaattaccttgaaaatttgacggcaggtaaagaatctaactactcTCTATGGAAAGCTATAAAAGCCACGAAGAAACCTAAGATTCCAGCACCTCCGATTATGAAAGACCAAAATGAATGGGCAAGAAGCGACAAAGAGAAAGCAAACGTTTTCGCTGATTACCTAGAGGACacattcaaaccattcaatgggcaagcattgaatgatcgtataaatatgaatttaacgtCAAGTGAAAGCTTAATCACAAGAAATGTTACACTCGCCGAATTAAACAGAGAAATCAAGaagctaaattaaaaaaaagcacccggatacgacttaattactgcggaaattcttaaaatgctcccacggaaaggtttaataaacctcctctatataatgaatgccactttaaggttagaatatattccaaatcaatggaaagtcgcagaagtaataatggtcttgaaacctggcaaaccatcacacgaaaagaaatcataccgacccatttcactgcttcctgtagtatcgaaggtttttgagagaatatttttgcagcgacttcagccaataatagaagaaaaaaggCTTATACCTGAACACCAGTTCGGTTTTAGAAACGGGCACTCGACGATAGATCAAGTGCATAGAAtc encodes:
- the LOC129919348 gene encoding uncharacterized protein LOC129919348, producing the protein MKVLIGIILLCFASVNCAVVKATETNEEIYARITKECDDSWNGRYIDPFNCRSYNRCVLSVLVKKDCPVGLGYDPISQVCKPQVQGCTITGIPKEETIEEYMERITEECADLVDLNKRYMNPFCCDCYYRCNRVLVLNACDVGLGFDPKLEKCTPEACSKK